A genomic region of Polyangiaceae bacterium contains the following coding sequences:
- a CDS encoding serine/threonine protein kinase yields the protein MAENQPEAIEEPKGGANQPDPLIGKTVDGRFKIIGVIARGGMGKVYRAEQAPLGRICALKVLSPKYEGDRDPEFHKRFFLEASIAAKLTHPNTVTVFDYGQSDEIYYIAMEFVDGKTLHRVLRQEGPFSEARTCHIARQICRSLREAHGMGVVHRDLKPGNVLLAQHGDEGDNVKVLDFGLVKDVTGEAEELTQQGLFMGSPKYMAPEQIVGADVSARTDIYSLGVMLYEMLCGKVPFDKGPGVGTLMSHVNDPPPPMEQYNPNLAISEEMASIVYKCLEKDPQNRFGSMDELLGALKRCGGGADELGMTGAYTSGGYPSRRPPSVDGDSLPPGRRPSGIPSANDSGPSASLSLSGSRPAALGFSGPNTITDPLAGSQSIVMAPPPADKKRFFLIVGVLVLGFAGVIFTLNQSRGPTGENPTPTPPPPTPSVAPVVKSAAPTTPAKVVDRVVHIETDPAGATVSVKDGQNLCESTPCEVPFHGAEAAADKIHKLTVSKKGYKSKDIKVSPVDDKVKVTLDAVVVRTAPANTAKTTTPGWAPDPYK from the coding sequence ATGGCCGAAAATCAGCCCGAAGCGATCGAAGAGCCGAAGGGCGGCGCCAATCAGCCCGATCCCCTCATCGGCAAGACGGTCGATGGTCGGTTCAAGATCATTGGCGTCATCGCTCGCGGAGGGATGGGGAAAGTTTATCGCGCCGAACAAGCGCCCCTCGGCCGCATTTGCGCGCTCAAAGTTTTGAGCCCCAAGTACGAAGGCGATCGCGATCCCGAGTTCCACAAGCGCTTCTTCCTCGAAGCTTCGATCGCCGCAAAGCTCACCCACCCGAACACGGTGACCGTGTTCGACTACGGGCAAAGCGACGAAATTTATTACATCGCGATGGAGTTCGTCGACGGCAAGACGCTCCATCGTGTGCTTCGTCAGGAAGGACCGTTCAGCGAAGCGCGCACGTGTCACATCGCCCGGCAGATATGTCGTTCGCTTCGCGAAGCGCACGGCATGGGCGTCGTGCATCGCGATCTCAAGCCCGGCAACGTGCTGCTCGCGCAGCACGGCGACGAAGGCGACAACGTCAAAGTGCTCGACTTCGGCCTCGTCAAAGACGTGACGGGTGAAGCCGAAGAGCTCACGCAACAAGGGCTGTTCATGGGTTCGCCCAAGTACATGGCCCCGGAGCAAATCGTTGGAGCCGACGTATCGGCACGCACCGACATCTACTCGCTCGGCGTCATGCTCTACGAGATGCTTTGCGGCAAAGTCCCTTTCGACAAAGGCCCCGGCGTCGGAACGCTCATGTCGCACGTGAACGATCCGCCGCCGCCGATGGAGCAATACAATCCAAACCTCGCCATCTCGGAAGAGATGGCATCCATCGTGTACAAGTGCCTCGAGAAGGATCCGCAAAACCGTTTCGGCAGCATGGATGAGCTGCTCGGCGCACTGAAACGTTGCGGAGGTGGCGCAGACGAGCTCGGCATGACGGGCGCGTACACGTCGGGTGGGTATCCGTCACGGCGTCCACCGAGCGTCGATGGGGATTCGCTGCCACCTGGACGGCGTCCATCGGGCATTCCTTCGGCGAACGACAGCGGGCCTTCCGCGTCTTTGTCGCTTTCCGGCTCTCGCCCCGCGGCCCTTGGGTTCAGCGGTCCAAACACGATCACCGACCCGCTCGCCGGGTCGCAGTCGATCGTCATGGCTCCTCCGCCTGCGGACAAGAAACGATTTTTCCTGATCGTCGGAGTCCTCGTTCTGGGTTTCGCAGGCGTGATCTTCACGCTCAATCAATCGCGCGGACCTACGGGCGAAAATCCAACGCCCACGCCGCCTCCGCCCACGCCATCCGTCGCGCCGGTCGTCAAGAGCGCCGCGCCCACCACACCCGCCAAAGTCGTGGATCGCGTGGTGCACATCGAGACGGATCCCGCAGGCGCGACAGTCTCCGTGAAAGACGGCCAAAATCTTTGCGAAAGCACGCCGTGCGAGGTTCCGTTCCACGGCGCCGAAGCAGCCGCCGACAAGATCCACAAGCTCACCGTGTCGAAGAAGGGCTACAAGTCGAAGGACATCAAGGTCTCGCCCGTCGACGACAAGGTCAAAGTCACCCTCGATGCCGTCGTGGTCCGCACCGCCCCTGCAAACACCGCGAAAACGACGACGCCCGGGTGGGCTCCCGATCCTTATAAGTAG
- a CDS encoding TonB-dependent receptor, with protein MGGDSVTNIVGAARDEDVYRETVITASRGAQSPLDSPNSTTIITRQDIRLSGITRIPELLRRVPGMDVMQITGGDTNVSMRGFNSRLSNKLLVLINGQRPAYNDILGSTFWETLSIDVDQIERIEVVRGPGSALYGANAFAAVVNIITIAPGEGRTGFRLGVGDQGAGYGSAWASGRDGDFGYRASVGYTRHPRWTREVGDGRVDITTFDRTQNLGAENLRVDIRLAQRLKGNREFQIGGGFARSDLDVYGIGPFNDYRAKFDTSDVTAMFRGENFSARVYYARFAATTSANHDYHGHTLFPSVANQNSVDAEVQFYKDFTWPKNVDHSIRAGAAYRLKVIDWTYLSRNTPVENWGSAFLQDAIHFGSRVQLVLSGRADYVPYLNDVVASPRGSLIIKPTDTQSIRLSGSTAFRNTTFLESYLDLPIQLQVPGVELISSSLRREDPEFKVRPESIITAEASYLNQSSDRFEFEVTAYYNRIDDLIRLAGERPLSLANRAEGLGGLNPETGRYTVAFGGWQNRCDILHVVGGEVGTRVYPVEGLDIFANYALNITNQELPAGCTEVGDQRTSRHKINAGIQLRTKARVDGEISFHYQSAQQWGEQVATLSGVRILPFDLPAYFLLNGRVGYRFPIASTMGEVSLVVFNALAGVFEDAPAQQHPFGNQVGRRVMGYFSHSL; from the coding sequence ATAGGTGGGGACAGCGTCACGAACATCGTCGGCGCAGCGCGCGACGAGGACGTCTATCGCGAGACCGTCATCACCGCTTCCCGCGGCGCGCAAAGCCCGCTCGATTCGCCCAATTCGACCACCATCATCACGCGACAAGACATCCGTTTGTCCGGTATCACGCGCATCCCCGAGCTTCTGCGCCGTGTGCCTGGAATGGACGTCATGCAAATCACGGGTGGTGACACGAACGTATCGATGCGCGGATTCAATAGCCGCCTATCGAACAAGCTCCTGGTCCTCATCAACGGCCAGCGTCCTGCCTACAACGACATTCTCGGTTCGACCTTCTGGGAAACGCTCAGCATCGACGTCGATCAGATCGAACGCATCGAGGTCGTGCGAGGTCCCGGCTCCGCGCTCTACGGCGCCAACGCGTTCGCCGCGGTCGTCAACATCATCACGATTGCGCCTGGTGAAGGCCGCACGGGCTTTCGCCTCGGCGTTGGTGACCAAGGCGCGGGCTACGGCTCTGCGTGGGCATCGGGACGCGATGGCGACTTCGGGTATCGCGCATCCGTTGGGTACACGCGGCATCCGCGATGGACGCGCGAAGTGGGTGACGGCCGCGTAGACATCACGACATTCGACAGGACGCAGAACCTCGGCGCAGAAAACCTACGCGTCGACATCCGTTTGGCGCAGCGTCTCAAGGGCAACCGCGAATTTCAAATTGGCGGCGGGTTTGCCCGCTCGGACTTGGATGTCTACGGCATCGGTCCGTTCAACGACTACCGCGCCAAGTTCGACACATCCGACGTGACGGCGATGTTCCGCGGCGAAAACTTCAGCGCCCGCGTTTACTACGCACGCTTCGCAGCCACGACCAGCGCCAACCACGACTACCACGGCCACACGCTCTTCCCGAGCGTCGCGAACCAAAACAGCGTGGATGCCGAGGTGCAGTTCTACAAGGACTTCACGTGGCCCAAGAACGTCGACCACAGCATTCGCGCCGGCGCCGCATACAGGCTGAAAGTCATTGATTGGACGTACCTGTCGCGCAACACGCCCGTCGAGAACTGGGGCTCGGCCTTCCTTCAAGACGCGATCCACTTCGGCAGCCGCGTGCAGCTCGTGCTCTCGGGCCGCGCCGACTACGTCCCCTACCTGAACGACGTCGTCGCTTCACCACGTGGCTCGCTCATCATCAAGCCAACCGATACGCAATCGATCCGCTTGAGCGGCTCGACCGCGTTCCGTAACACGACGTTTCTCGAGTCGTACCTCGATCTGCCCATCCAGCTTCAGGTTCCGGGTGTCGAGCTCATTTCGTCGTCACTGCGTCGCGAAGATCCGGAGTTCAAAGTTCGACCCGAGAGCATCATCACGGCAGAGGCGAGCTACCTGAACCAGTCGAGCGATCGTTTCGAGTTCGAAGTAACTGCGTACTACAACCGCATCGACGACCTCATTCGTCTCGCAGGGGAACGTCCCCTTTCGCTCGCGAACCGTGCCGAAGGGCTTGGTGGACTCAATCCCGAAACAGGCCGCTACACCGTTGCTTTCGGCGGATGGCAGAACAGATGCGACATCCTGCACGTCGTTGGTGGCGAGGTCGGTACTCGTGTCTACCCCGTCGAGGGTCTCGACATCTTCGCCAACTACGCACTCAACATCACGAACCAGGAATTGCCCGCCGGATGTACCGAGGTTGGTGATCAACGCACGAGCAGGCACAAGATCAATGCTGGCATCCAGCTCCGCACGAAGGCTCGCGTCGATGGCGAAATCAGCTTCCACTATCAATCGGCGCAGCAGTGGGGCGAGCAGGTCGCGACGCTTTCGGGCGTCAGGATTCTGCCGTTCGATTTGCCTGCCTACTTCCTCTTGAATGGCCGCGTCGGCTATCGCTTCCCGATCGCGAGCACGATGGGCGAAGTGTCGCTCGTCGTCTTCAATGCGCTCGCGGGAGTTTTCGAAGACGCACCGGCGCAGCAGCATCCCTTCGGCAACCAGGTTGGCCGCCGAGTCATGGGCTACTTCAGCCATTCCCTCTGA